The Trichoderma asperellum chromosome 6, complete sequence region catctccagctcgcTCGAACCGTCTCGCTCCAATAAAAGTGTTTTCAGCAGCATTGctgtcgcttcttctcttctcgtaCCATATCCTCCTACCTCCTCCCCCCTCAATCGATCGATTGGTTCCTCTTAGCCATGTCCGGATACCCTGGCCAAGGCTACCACGGCGCGGGCCATcacggcggcggtggtggctaCCCAtacgacaacaacaacaacaacaacaacaacaacaacaacaactatCCTCCACAGCCCGGctatggcggcggcggttaTGGTGGACAGGGAGGCTACAACTCTGCTCCCCCCCAGCAAGGATACGGCGCTCCCCAGGGCGGCTATGGAGGTTATCACGCACCTCCCCCGCAGCCTGGATACGGCTCGCCTGCTCCCGGCGGTTACGGCGCTCCTCAACACGGTGGTTACGGCTCTTACCAACAGCCTCCGCCGCAGCATGGAGGATATGGGCCGCCGCAGGGCGGATACAACGGCGGTCATCTCAATCAATATCCCGGTTCGCATCACCCACCTCCAGGCCTCGATCCTCACGGCAATCCTCTCATCCCTCCGACCGCTTCGCACGCGAGAGCCGGCGCGCCACCACCTTCCAATCCTGTTCCGTTTGGCCATGGTGCGCCGTCCGGCTATACGTTCCAATATTCGAACTGTACGGGAAGGCGAAAGGCACTGCTGATTGGAATCAATTACTTCGGCAGCAAAGCTGAACTGAAGGGATGCATCAACGACGTTCACAACGTGTCGTCCTTCCTGATCGAAAAGTACAACTATAGGCGCGAGGACATGGTTATTCTGACCGATGACCAAAACGAGCCCAGAAAGCGGCCAACAAAGGCAAACATCCAAGACGCTATGGGCTGGCTTGTCAGAGACGCCCAACCCAATGACTCCCTATTCCTTCACTACTCTGGTAAGCAAAGGTCTCGATGGTATTAGTTAGTATACTGACTTTTTTCTCGCTCCTAGGCCACGGTGGCCAAACCGAAGATCTAGAcggtgatgaggatgacggcTTCGACGAAGTCATATACCCCGTCGACTTTCAGCAAGCTGGACATTTGGTAGATGATGAGATTCACTTCCGTGTCGTTAAGCCCTTGCAGGCGGGAGTTCGCCTTACAGCCATTTTCGACTCATGTCACTCAGCAACCGTCATGGATTTACCTTATGTGTACTCTACAAAAGGTGTTCTCAAGGAGCCCAACTTGGCCAAGGAAGCCGGCCAAGGTCTCTTGGGTGCCATAACCTCGTATGCTTCAGGTGATATAGCCGGTGtcgccagcagcatcatgggTTTCGCGAAGCAGGCCTTCAGCGGGGATGAAGCTTACAAGAAGACGGTGGCTACGCGGACCTCATCAGCAGATGTCGTTATGTGGTCCGGTAGCAAGGATGATCAGACATCGTACGTGCTCTGCTCTATACCTATGGAATTTACTGCTGACTCAAGTTTACAGCGCTGACGCCTTTGTCGGAACCGAAGCCACCGGCGCCATGTCATGGGCTTTCATTACCGCCCTGAAAGCCAATCCCAAACAGAGCTACGTCGAGCTGCTCAACAGTATCCGAGAAATTCTCGAGACCAAGTATACTCAAAAGCCACAGCTGTCTTGCAGCCATCCTCTAGGTATGTTCATTTTGTGGCTATACATATTAGAACCGTTCTAACGTGTCAATGTAGATACCAATCTGATGTTTGTCATGTAATTCTTACAGATGTTGCTCCAAAATGAACTTGAACTGTCTGGGTAGAAAACAGGATAATTTAGGATAACTTTGAAGTAAAGCTATATTGGATATTTTATAGCAAAAACCAGCTGAAAATAAGTGTAATGTGTACCTATATATAGGGGAGGGGGACTTATATGGACCAGTATGTCCCGTACATGACACAGCATCAATCTGCTGGGCGTACGAGGAGTAAGTACGTGCTTCATTCTCACTTTGTgggcttgcttcttcttgggtaCCCAGATTTTAGTCACTTCATCGCTTCTTGGTCTTCATTGTTTACTCTTTTACCATCTCAATCTACAAGATGGAGTATCTCCTTGTGCTGCATCATGCAATTCACCAACCTCGAATGCCACACAATTTTATCTCCATTTCTCAATCCCTCTTTCGCTACTTCAGACTGCTCTTTCGCACTACTGACAATACCAGCAGCGAGGC contains the following coding sequences:
- a CDS encoding uncharacterized protein (EggNog:ENOG41~MEROPS:MER0114503), yielding MSGYPGQGYHGAGHHGGGGGYPYDNNNNNNNNNNNNYPPQPGYGGGGYGGQGGYNSAPPQQGYGAPQGGYGGYHAPPPQPGYGSPAPGGYGAPQHGGYGSYQQPPPQHGGYGPPQGGYNGGHLNQYPGSHHPPPGLDPHGNPLIPPTASHARAGAPPPSNPVPFGHGAPSGYTFQYSNCTGRRKALLIGINYFGSKAELKGCINDVHNVSSFLIEKYNYRREDMVILTDDQNEPRKRPTKANIQDAMGWLVRDAQPNDSLFLHYSGHGGQTEDLDGDEDDGFDEVIYPVDFQQAGHLVDDEIHFRVVKPLQAGVRLTAIFDSCHSATVMDLPYVYSTKGVLKEPNLAKEAGQGLLGAITSYASGDIAGVASSIMGFAKQAFSGDEAYKKTVATRTSSADVVMWSGSKDDQTSADAFVGTEATGAMSWAFITALKANPKQSYVELLNSIREILETKYTQKPQLSCSHPLDTNLMFVM